Part of the Fusarium musae strain F31 chromosome 3, whole genome shotgun sequence genome, ACAGAACAACTTGGTGCCCTGGTTACGCTCACGGCCGAAGCCAGCAAAccagcttcctcctcgtcggcaGATAGTAGGGGCAACCGCAACAGTCTCGACGTTGGTAACAGTTGAAGGGCATCCGAAAAGACCGACGGCAGCAGGGAACGGGGGTTTGAGACGAGGCTTTCCAGGCTTGCCCTCCAGAGACTCAATAAGAGAAGTCTCCTCACCACAGACGTAGGCACCAGCACCTCGGTGCAGGTAAACATCGAAGTCGTAGCCGGAGTCACAGGCGTTCTTTCCGATCAGGCCGGCGGCGTAGGCTTCGTTGATGGCTCGCTGGAGAACAGCAGCCTCCTCGACAAATTCACCACGGATGTAGATATAGGCGGCGGTTGCGTTCATGGCTCGGCCAGAAATAAGACATCCCTCGATGAGCTTGTGTGGGTCCTTTCGCATAATCTCACGGTCCTTGCAGGTTCCGGGCTCACCCTCATCGGCATTGACGACAAGGTAACGGGGCTTGGTGTCCTTGTCCCAGTCCTTGAAGTTCATGAAAGACTGCAGAGCGTTGGGTTAGAGACAATTGATGCTGGGCCGGCCTCTTGAGCCGTAAAACCAATCTTGGAGAAACCTACCCATTTGAGACCCGAGGGGAAACCAGCACCACCTCGTCCTCGAAGACCGGAGGCCTTGACCTCGCTGATGATCCAATCGTGTCCCTTGAGAATAAtctccttggtcttgtgCCAATCGCCCATCTTCCTAGCACTCTTGAGGTCCACGGGATATCGGTTATAGAGGTTCTGGAAAATGCGATCCTGGTCTCGTAGACCACCGTATGTTCGCTTCGGGGCGCCGTCCTGGACAGTAGCCAGACCCCTCACGGCGGTCCGTGAGAGGCCGACGGCCTTCTTGGGCGCCGTTCTCGTGGACAGCATTGTGCTCGATCGTTGTCGGGTGGCGGTTTGGAGATGGTTGAACGTCAAGTTGCGGCACTTCAAGTTTCCCGGGCGAGATCCATTTCGTGACCAGGCCGTTCAGAAATAGCGGGCTAGTGATTGGTCAATCCATGGCGCGATTATTCAGCCACTCGAGTTAGCCAGGACTTTACTCCACACCAATTCTCACATATTAACAGAAGTCCTTCTTATCATTTCTGTTAAGCGCATCAATTGCCCTTTGCCCCCGATTTGCCTCAAATCGATATCCTGGAGTCATAGATCCTGGTAGCGCCGCTTCACGTAAGCATTCAGGGAAGGGTTTCTATTTGACGGACTCGATCTGCGGTGTCGCAACACCAACTAGAGTATCGTGGGCTTTGTTTACAAGCTTCATCTCGGCTTCCTCCGccgtgttgatgagaaatgACCACTGACATCTGTGCAATGAAAACCTGAGTCgcattcatcatgtctaGCAAAAGACATTCCATTCTTCCCGCTATCGATCGCAGTGGTCCTAGGCCTCCCGTCCATTTCTCAGACTCCCTGACCATCTCCGAGAATGCGATTCTCCAAGGAACACACTCGATCACGATACAATCAGAAACAGTAGTACACCCTCGGTCAAAGTTTGAGTCAAACTCCGGATCTATTTTGATCGGGCGACGATGTCTCATTCACGAACGAACACACCTGGGAACTCGCCCTGTTGACCCTAATACTGCGCAACGTGGTGGCGTCGTGCTGGCAGACTTTGTTACAATTGAGGCAGGCAGTGTTATTGAAGCTGGCAATACCGAGATCGGCGAGGGTACGGTGGTTCACGCTGGGTCAACTATCGGGAGTGGTGCTAGGATTGGCAAGGTAGATATGAACCCCCCCCCCATCTTCGTGATCAGGAGCTGACAATATCTAGAATTGCACCATTACGCAGATGACGAAGATTTCCCCTGGAACAGTACTGCCCGACAATACTGTAGTCTTCTCGAACGGGACCAGACGAATCGATCGACGTAACCTTGGTGATCAAAGGAAGATTGCCTTGATGAAACAGCTCGCCGTCCTACGAAAAATGATACCCAGTAACGCcgataaatttaaataagataCCCATAGATATTCTATTTTGAACGACCTCATTATATATATGACAACGCTGAGCGGGTCTCCTTTTGGTGATACTCCTTTGTTCTATCACCATATTGATCACAAGGAATCTACACACATTCTCCATAAAGTATAGTTACACCCCATGAGCAGCGAACAACATCGAATAGCATCTCATCACAACGGGCAGGGTGCGGCAATGCCTACAACtcatattaaaatattagtaTTGCCCAATGCTACATAAAACAAGACCGAGATGTAGGCCGTGCCTTTGCGAGACGAATCAAGGCTATCATCTTCGGTCTCTGTGGAATAAGGCCAGCCCTGTTATCACCACCATAATAGCCCATCTCTCTCCAAGAAGTCCTGTCAAGCCCGTTCCCATAAAACGAAAATGCGCAACCTTTGTCAAACTTCTTCCATCGCCCATCGTCCAAGCTGCAACAACTTCATTTCCTTGGCTATCTTTAAAGCCGCCTGGCGCAAATGCCATATTTCCTCCTCCAGGAGCACCACGGCTCATACGCACAAGCTTCCAGCCATAATAATGACCACCCAAGCTTGCTATGACATCTCCACGTGAGCGCCGCCACTCAAATCTCTCCCGTGGTCCATTGCCAGCTGGTCCGACTTCGATAGCAAAGCTATAGCCTGTACCGAGACCAGTATGTGAGCCTACTGGTTCAACTACTTCGCGTGCCAATGGAGCTCCCGAGCCTGGCACTGGAGGCAATTCGACTTCGAAACTGGCGCTCATGAACATGAAGCTAGCAGAAGCCAGAGGTGAATATGACGGGTCTGGACCAGAGTGTAACAGAATTGGCGGTAGATCACTCAGGCCGGAATGTGCGGAGTAGAGGTAGAGAGGGTGGTTTTGATGTTCAGCGAGTGTATAGGAATTATTGGGCCATCCTTGGTAGTATAAATTGAACGCCGGTGGGAATTGGCGTGGAACAGCTGGTGGTTGGCTGGGACCGGCagttggaggaggagcctgtgatgctgatgctgatactTTTGGCTGCGGAGTTGCAGCTGCAGGCGGAGGTTGTGCAGGGAGCTTCTTGTGCTGGTTCTGGCTCTCGGCGTATGAAGGCGGAGGTTCATCTGGAACATCAGAGGGATTCATTTTCTTTTGAAGGTTCGGGGCTTGAAGTGTGTTTGAGAGGTAAATCAGTGAAGCCGACCACAAATGAATGCGATGACGTCGTCAGTAAAGTAGCTAATAGTCAGCCGTCGCAAGAGAAGCAATATTAGCAGCTCGTATCAAGTTTATAGAATTTCTACGAGGTCGAATATAGTGATTGGAAAAGTCGAGAGGACAATGTCAGCGAAAGTGAACAGGTTTTGTATAAAAGCCAAGAGGTTGAGGTCGTGTTGCAGTGATATCAGTGTACGGAATAGATATTGCGTAGATAGaatgtggctgtgagctgaGTTTGTGGCTATGCATGTTACACTTTCAGCTTGAGCCTTGGATCTTATGCATGCATAAACGAGAGACTGTCAAGACACCGTTATAAACGGTGAATGACAGACCAGGGCAAAGGCAGCCGACGGTATATGGGTTACAGACAATTTGTGCATGATTCGGTACCCGCCAAGAATATCCCTGGATCAGGGGTCTTCTGACACGTCGTCACTTATATGGAGCTCCGGATATCCTGGGATGCACCACGTCCTGTCGTTGTGAGCTATTCCGGGGAAGTCGGCTCTTGAAAATGCATTATCGTATCCACTTGTATGTAGCTCATGAAACCAAGGCTAAATAAAACTGCAGTTATGATGTCGATGCTTGGAGAGGCAATGGCATGTTCGAGCCAGTGGAAGAGGCACGTGTTGTCGTAGCATGATGATCTGACTGACGATGCTTGAAGTTTCGAGATATAGGAGTAAATATCAGGATATTGTTATGATCTCCAGTCACCTATCTTAAGCCGTGAATGCTCTCATCAGAACCAGCCACTCATTCTTTCCATGACTTTAAACCCATTCTTTATGCAAAAGACCAGCGCTAACCAAGACCTAATTCACAATGACCACGCCATTGCCCAATTCCTGTTTTTTATcgctttaaaaaaaaacatgtCTTAAAATCTGTACCATATGTAAATGCACAACTTTTCTGTAACACAAAAGATAAATGATTTCCCAATGCTGATgccgatgctgatgctgcgcTGAACTTGAAACAAATAAAGCAATTAGAAACTGAACAAGGCACTGCGGCGCTTGCCCAGAGGGTAGATGAGCAAAGAGCTCATGAAGAGACCTACGGCGATACCGATGGCGATCTGAATCATGGATGCAGCAACGCTGAATACCAAGTTTTCAGGGTTCGAGCCCTGCTGGAACTGAACAGAGGAGGTTCCATTGATCTCACCAGtggcgttggtgatggagtTGGCGACTTGTAGACCACTAAGCAATCCTCCAGTGGATGCAAGACTTCCAGGCACTTGACAGAACACTGCTGGAATAAGAATTGCTGCTGCAACACCGTGTCGGAGTCGAGAATAGAGGTTGGCGAGGAGTCCAACGGCCAATGCACCCAGTGTGCTGGAGATTTGAGGGCTAGACTTGAATCTCTGTCCACTCCAGTAGTTTACCATGTAACCAGCGAATGAAACGATGACCATGACGGGCATCTGGCGCCATTTGGCTTGGTAGACAATACACATGCTGATGACGAAGAATGGCACGAAAATGAAGCCGTAGTAGGGGTTCATGGCATCGGGACAAGTTGTAGTATTGGACGGGTTACTGTCGAATAATCCGTAAAGAGCGGAACCAACAGTGATACCGAATCCGAGGAGAAGGGAGTAAATGACGGCGTAGACTATTCGAATCGAACCGGGGACAATAGCACGAGATTGGAGTTCGAGAGCGGAGCACACTGTATTATGTTAGTTTCTATCACATTATGAGGTAGAGAGAGTTGACTTACAAACCATGTAACCGGGCAGCAACATGACAATACCGCCCTGCGCCAAAGCGCCGAAACAGAAGATCTCTTCGCCTCCACTCGAGATACTGCCAAACGTTCTGGCCAAGAAACTGACGATGATGGTGGAAGAAACTTCGAAGACATTGCTATAGAGGGCAGAGTTGGGGGCCACAATAAGCTGGAGTACTCCAATAAGACAGCCGAAAGCGAAGATGAGAGGAAGATCGATGAGACGAGCTCCGAAGGAGAAAGGGGCAGCACAGACACTCATGAGTCCAAACATGACAACTCTGAGCCACCTGTGAAACTTGTCCTTGCGCTTCATCAAGGTCTCGAGTTTCTCGgtagcttcttcaacaccgaCAATATCGTGCATAACCTCCTTGTAGATAAGATGGACATCCTTCAGCTTGCCTAGATCAATACCCTGCGACGTGCGGACAATTCTGACTTCGGTGGTATGAGTCGATCTATCGTCGAAAGAGATAATCATGCATCCGGGAAGATATAGAAATTGACCATCGATTTCGAGAACTCTGGCAGACATGCTAAGATACTCCTCTAGTCTATGCGTAGGAGCTCCAAAAAGCATGAGAGCACGGCAGAGTTTGATGATATAGTCCTGTCGGGCCAGAGTCTCGGCAATATGGACTGTGATGCgtgcttcttgttgttgccaGAGACCACTGAGGCGGTTCGCGCTTGTTGTTCGCTTGTGGCCAGGTCTTTGTGGCTTCTTTCCAGAAGGCTTTTTTCTCTTATCTTCCGGGTCATTGGGATTGGCGAGTCGCGATGAGGCCTCGATGAGGTTGGCGAGAGTGTCCTGGGACTTGTTCTGATCGTACCATTTTCGCTTTGGCGTAGATGCTCCAGATGGCGTTCCTTGAACTGTAGGGGTACCGGCTTCACTTAGAACTGAGGAAGTAGAGGCAGTTCGGTGGTGCGAGCCTTTGAAAGGAGGATCTGGGGGTTTGTAGAGCTTCAAAAGTTGAGATAGTACGCTTCCACGATATTGTTCAGGTGCTGGAACATCGTATAAGACTCCATCAAAGTTTCCGTCATATACTTCGGTTAAGGGGACCCTTTCTTCCTGTTTTGTGTCCTTTTTGTCTGGTGTCTGGTGACCAGTGCTGCTGGGTCCAAATCGCTGAGTGTGTGCTCGAACAAGCTTGAAggcttcttccttcaagcCATGCGCCTCTTGCTCCTCAGATGGAAGCTTGTGGAAACCTTCTCGGCTGCTGCTACCTTCGTTGAGAGTCTGGAGTGGGATACTGGAACCATAAGGACTGTCCCAGGCGGCTGTTCCAGTGCTGGATTCGAGTGAGTCTCTGTCAATGGCTGATGAATCATTGTGGATGTTTGCCGCCATTATACGGGCACGTTCCTGGGCCGCCACCATCGCCTCCTTGGACTCGGGATCTGACTCATGCTCGGCATCGTGAAGAGTCTTCACGGCCTCTGCAGAACTGCCACGCAAAAGTGATGGCCTGGGCTTCGCGATAGGGCCTccagcagcaggaggaggagtagATGATTTTGGTGGAGGGTTTGCGGCAGCATTGCTGTTGAATCGCACTCgcgccttgtccttcttcaaagctgcagcagcagtCTTTGGGCTTGGTGGTGTATCGGtaccagaagcagaagctgaaCCAGAACCAGTCTTGGGTGGTTCGGGTCCGACTTCTAGGTCTGGTTCGTCTTGAATATCTCTAGAAGTGTCCTCCATTGGATCGTGAGTGACTGGAATATACCTTGAATCAGGTACAAGATATCGATTTCCTTTAGTAACGAGCGAAGGAAGTGGGAAAGATGGGACTGTGATCCAAGATGTACAGGGATATACTGGAGAGCCTCAACAACACCTTTCGCGGGGAAGGGCGGGTTTACGTTATTATATGAAGATCGAAAACTCTATGGGCTCCATCAAGCTTTGTGGGTTCCAGTGTTAGAATTGGGTATCGTACGTACTGGCACGTACGACTAACACGGAAGGGCCCTGTCCATCTCCGGCAAAAGCAGCGATCACCTCCCTCGGGCTCGTACAGGCCCCGTGACGTAGTGGATGTGGAGGCACAAGGGAGAAAATTGAGCCCAGAAATCTTGGAGATTCTTGGAGCTTATTGCGAAACCGCTTGGTTCGAGTTTTTCTTAGGTAAATTCCAGCCCAGCATCACGACGTCGTGGCCATCGGAACGCCATCCGGCCGGCAGTCCGGGGATAGTTGAGCCAAGACCCACCAGGTGAAAAATACTAAACAGGCTCATGACTCTGGTAGCTCGTTCTATTTTGGAAGAGAAGCCTGAGAAGGCCGGGTAGAAGAGTCAAGCGAAGCTTCTGATATCCATAGACTCTTGGTCCAGAATCTCAAAAAGGAGTCGCTTCATCAAAGTCTTTCAACT contains:
- a CDS encoding hypothetical protein (EggNog:ENOG41), with amino-acid sequence MSSKRHSILPAIDRSGPRPPVHFSDSLTISENAILQGTHSITIQSETVVHPRSKFESNSGSILIGRRCLIHERTHLGTRPVDPNTAQRGGVVLADFVTIEAGSVIEAGNTEIGEGTVVHAGSTIGSGARIGKMTKISPGTVLPDNTVVFSNGTRRIDRRNLGDQRKIALMKQLAVLRKMIPSNADKFK
- a CDS encoding hypothetical protein (EggNog:ENOG41), producing MNPSDVPDEPPPSYAESQNQHKKLPAQPPPAAATPQPKVSASASQAPPPTAGPSQPPAVPRQFPPAFNLYYQGWPNNSYTLAEHQNHPLYLYSAHSGLSDLPPILLHSGPDPSYSPLASASFMFMSASFEVELPPVPGSGAPLAREVVEPVGSHTGLGTGYSFAIEVGPAGNGPRERFEWRRSRGDVIASLGGHYYGWKLVRMSRGAPGGGNMAFAPGGFKDSQGNEVVAAWTMGDGRSLTKVAHFRFMGTGLTGLLGERWAIMVVITGLALFHRDRR
- a CDS encoding hypothetical protein (EggNog:ENOG41), whose protein sequence is MEDTSRDIQDEPDLEVGPEPPKTGSGSASASGTDTPPSPKTAAAALKKDKARVRFNSNAAANPPPKSSTPPPAAGGPIAKPRPSLLRGSSAEAVKTLHDAEHESDPESKEAMVAAQERARIMAANIHNDSSAIDRDSLESSTGTAAWDSPYGSSIPLQTLNEGSSSREGFHKLPSEEQEAHGLKEEAFKLVRAHTQRFGPSSTGHQTPDKKDTKQEERVPLTEVYDGNFDGVLYDVPAPEQYRGSVLSQLLKLYKPPDPPFKGSHHRTASTSSVLSEAGTPTVQGTPSGASTPKRKWYDQNKSQDTLANLIEASSRLANPNDPEDKRKKPSGKKPQRPGHKRTTSANRLSGLWQQQEARITVHIAETLARQDYIIKLCRALMLFGAPTHRLEEYLSMSARVLEIDGQFLYLPGCMIISFDDRSTHTTEVRIVRTSQGIDLGKLKDVHLIYKEVMHDIVGVEEATEKLETLMKRKDKFHRWLRVVMFGLMSVCAAPFSFGARLIDLPLIFAFGCLIGVLQLIVAPNSALYSNVFEVSSTIIVSFLARTFGSISSGGEEIFCFGALAQGGIVMLLPGYMVLCSALELQSRAIVPGSIRIVYAVIYSLLLGFGITVGSALYGLFDSNPSNTTTCPDAMNPYYGFIFVPFFVISMCIVYQAKWRQMPVMVIVSFAGYMVNYWSGQRFKSSPQISSTLGALAVGLLANLYSRLRHGVAAAILIPAVFCQVPGSLASTGGLLSGLQVANSITNATGEINGTSSVQFQQGSNPENLVFSVAASMIQIAIGIAVGLFMSSLLIYPLGKRRSALFSF
- the NUO51 gene encoding NADH-ubiquinone oxidoreductase 51 kDa subunit, mitochondrial precursor (EggNog:ENOG41), whose protein sequence is MLSTRTAPKKAVGLSRTAVRGLATVQDGAPKRTYGGLRDQDRIFQNLYNRYPVDLKSARKMGDWHKTKEIILKGHDWIISEVKASGLRGRGGAGFPSGLKWSFMNFKDWDKDTKPRYLVVNADEGEPGTCKDREIMRKDPHKLIEGCLISGRAMNATAAYIYIRGEFVEEAAVLQRAINEAYAAGLIGKNACDSGYDFDVYLHRGAGAYVCGEETSLIESLEGKPGKPRLKPPFPAAVGLFGCPSTVTNVETVAVAPTICRRGGSWFAGFGRERNQGTKLFCISGHVNNPCTVEEEMSIPLRELIDKHCGGVRGGWDNLLAVIPGGSSTPVLPKHICDDQLMDFDALKDSQSGLGTAAVIVMDKSTDIVRAISRLSHFYRHESCGQCTPCREGSKWTEQMMKRFEKGQAREREIDMLQELTKQVEGHTICALGEAFAWPIQGLIRHFRPELEARIQKFSQEHGGEALAGGWNHNARAQGKLVSPGQ